A DNA window from Deltaproteobacteria bacterium contains the following coding sequences:
- the mtnA gene encoding S-methyl-5-thioribose-1-phosphate isomerase — translation MKFKTIEWRDDKVILIDQRRLPLEEVYVECSDYKQVSDAIRNMTVRGAPAIGVAAAMGTALGALGISARDIAEFQEKMEQVFKSLLETRPTAVNLQWAIERMRKVIQKNSGLSLDSLRDALKTEALNIFEEDIATNRQMGLHGSSLIQSGQTILTHCNAGALATAGYGTALGVLYAAAEQGKKFQVFADETRPFLQGSRLTAWELAKNGIPTTLITDNMAAHFMQRGKIQAVIVGADRIAANGDVANKIGTYGVAVLARQHNIPFYVAAPVSTIDLRCPSGMEIPIEERPPQEVTHFYRQQVAPEGIQVKNPAFDVTPHHLVTAIITENGVVREPYLENLRKVVTSSC, via the coding sequence ATGAAATTCAAAACGATCGAGTGGCGCGACGACAAGGTGATTCTGATCGATCAACGACGGCTCCCCCTGGAAGAGGTTTATGTCGAGTGCTCCGACTACAAACAGGTCTCTGACGCGATCCGGAACATGACCGTTCGTGGGGCACCCGCGATCGGTGTCGCGGCTGCCATGGGGACAGCCCTGGGCGCCCTGGGGATCTCCGCCAGAGATATTGCAGAATTCCAGGAAAAGATGGAGCAGGTCTTCAAGAGCTTGCTGGAGACGCGTCCGACCGCCGTTAATCTCCAATGGGCCATCGAGCGAATGCGAAAAGTCATTCAAAAAAATAGCGGCCTGTCTCTCGATTCCCTGCGCGATGCCCTCAAGACGGAGGCCCTGAATATTTTTGAAGAGGATATCGCCACCAACCGGCAGATGGGGCTTCACGGCTCATCGCTCATTCAATCCGGACAAACGATCTTGACCCACTGTAATGCCGGCGCGCTGGCAACCGCTGGCTACGGAACCGCGTTGGGCGTCCTTTACGCCGCGGCAGAACAGGGAAAAAAGTTTCAGGTCTTTGCCGATGAGACACGACCGTTTCTTCAGGGTTCCAGGCTCACCGCATGGGAATTGGCTAAAAACGGGATCCCGACAACCTTGATCACCGATAACATGGCAGCCCATTTTATGCAGAGGGGAAAAATTCAGGCGGTCATTGTGGGGGCCGACCGGATTGCGGCTAATGGAGACGTCGCCAACAAGATCGGGACCTACGGCGTGGCGGTCCTGGCACGGCAACACAACATCCCGTTTTATGTGGCCGCCCCCGTTTCAACAATTGATCTCCGATGCCCCAGTGGCATGGAGATCCCGATTGAAGAACGCCCCCCTCAGGAAGTGACCCACTTTTACCGACAGCAGGTGGCCCCGGAAGGGATTCAAGTAAAAAATCCTGCCTTTGACGTCACCCCCCATCACCTGGTAACCGCTATTATCACCGAGAACGGTGTTGTTAGGGAACCATATCTGGAAAATCTAAGAAAGGTGGTAACCTCCTCATGTTAA